A genomic region of Manihot esculenta cultivar AM560-2 chromosome 15, M.esculenta_v8, whole genome shotgun sequence contains the following coding sequences:
- the LOC110602008 gene encoding trihelix transcription factor DF1-like isoform X2, whose protein sequence is MSQPPTPIPPLLPPPPPQPPSLVPTTATTSTTNREYRKGNWTIQETLTLITAKKLDDERRSKPSTHSTSKPGEPRWKWVENYCWAHGCFRSQNQCNDKWDNLLRDYKKIREYQSRSNASDSFPSYWTMERQQRKFYNLPSNMSLEVFEALNEVVQRRCCTTQQNMSTTSQQQQQQQQLSVSVAASPPPETVREPPPEPEMDPPAVSESSATESGDKLDEAATKRRKFGNIGSSIKHSASILAQTIRSCQEKKERRHQQLVEFEQRRLQLEETRNEVNRQGMANLAVAITKLSTAIHSLISDQT, encoded by the exons ATGTCCCAACCTCCAACCCCAATTCCACCCCTCCTACCACCACCACCGCCGCAACCACCCTCGCTTGTCCCCACCACCGCCACTACCTCCACCACCAACCGCGAATACCGCAAAGGCAACTGGACAATCCAAgaaaccctaaccctaatcACCGCCAAGAAACTAGATGACGAGCGCCGCTCCAAACCCTCCACCCATTCAACATCCAAGCCAGGTGAGCCCCGGTGGAAATGGGTTGAGAACTACTGCTGGGCTCATGGTTGCTTCCGCAGCCAGAACCAATGCAATGACAAGTGGGATAATCTCCTCCGCGACTATAAGAAAATCCGAGAGTATCAGTCAAGATCCAACGCCTCTGATTCCTTCCCTTCCTACTGGACCATGGAGAGGCAGCAGCGTAAGTTCTACAATCTCCCTTCCAATATGTCCCTCGAGGTTTTTGAAGCTCTTAATGAAGTAGTTCAAAGAAGATGCTGTACAACACAACAAAACATGTCCACCACTTCACAACAACAGCAACAGCAGCAGCAACTTTCAGTTTCTGTTGCTGCTTCTCCACCTCCAGAGACAGTCCGAGAACCTCCACCGGAGCCGGAGATGGATCCTCCCGCGGTTTCAG AATCATCGGCGACCGAATCAGGTGACAAACTTGATGAGGCAGCCACAAAACGAAGGAAATTTGGGAACATAGGTTCAAGCATCAAGCACAGTGCTTCAATCTTAGCACAGACAATCAGAAGCTGCCAAGAGAAGAAAGAGAGGCGACATCAACAGCTAGTGGAGTTCGAACAACGTAGGCTTCAGCTTGAAGAGACAAGAAATGAAGTGAACCGCCAAGGAATGGCAAATCTTGCTGTTGCTATTACCAAGCTTTCAACTGCCATTCACTCGCTTATATCAGACCAAACATGa
- the LOC110602008 gene encoding trihelix transcription factor DF1-like isoform X1 — MSQPPTPIPPLLPPPPPQPPSLVPTTATTSTTNREYRKGNWTIQETLTLITAKKLDDERRSKPSTHSTSKPGEPRWKWVENYCWAHGCFRSQNQCNDKWDNLLRDYKKIREYQSRSNASDSFPSYWTMERQQRKFYNLPSNMSLEVFEALNEVVQRRCCTTQQNMSTTSQQQQQQQQLSVSVAASPPPETVREPPPEPEMDPPAVSGSESSATESGDKLDEAATKRRKFGNIGSSIKHSASILAQTIRSCQEKKERRHQQLVEFEQRRLQLEETRNEVNRQGMANLAVAITKLSTAIHSLISDQT, encoded by the exons ATGTCCCAACCTCCAACCCCAATTCCACCCCTCCTACCACCACCACCGCCGCAACCACCCTCGCTTGTCCCCACCACCGCCACTACCTCCACCACCAACCGCGAATACCGCAAAGGCAACTGGACAATCCAAgaaaccctaaccctaatcACCGCCAAGAAACTAGATGACGAGCGCCGCTCCAAACCCTCCACCCATTCAACATCCAAGCCAGGTGAGCCCCGGTGGAAATGGGTTGAGAACTACTGCTGGGCTCATGGTTGCTTCCGCAGCCAGAACCAATGCAATGACAAGTGGGATAATCTCCTCCGCGACTATAAGAAAATCCGAGAGTATCAGTCAAGATCCAACGCCTCTGATTCCTTCCCTTCCTACTGGACCATGGAGAGGCAGCAGCGTAAGTTCTACAATCTCCCTTCCAATATGTCCCTCGAGGTTTTTGAAGCTCTTAATGAAGTAGTTCAAAGAAGATGCTGTACAACACAACAAAACATGTCCACCACTTCACAACAACAGCAACAGCAGCAGCAACTTTCAGTTTCTGTTGCTGCTTCTCCACCTCCAGAGACAGTCCGAGAACCTCCACCGGAGCCGGAGATGGATCCTCCCGCGGTTTCAG GATCAGAATCATCGGCGACCGAATCAGGTGACAAACTTGATGAGGCAGCCACAAAACGAAGGAAATTTGGGAACATAGGTTCAAGCATCAAGCACAGTGCTTCAATCTTAGCACAGACAATCAGAAGCTGCCAAGAGAAGAAAGAGAGGCGACATCAACAGCTAGTGGAGTTCGAACAACGTAGGCTTCAGCTTGAAGAGACAAGAAATGAAGTGAACCGCCAAGGAATGGCAAATCTTGCTGTTGCTATTACCAAGCTTTCAACTGCCATTCACTCGCTTATATCAGACCAAACATGa
- the LOC110601776 gene encoding SWI/SNF complex component SNF12 homolog produces MSVNTNNNNNGNSSNNSNSNLPKSLGQSSSPFGNTGMLNPALPVNPAFSQSQSQVQIGTGFQGQFQLSQAQATAQAQLRAQQAHAQAQAQAAHAAQVQAVRAQLQAQLQAQGMSPSQAQTAALGNLGSSSPSFSTPGSMNAKRLPQKPPVRPPGVPMSSMVSPLKTMDLVSAARRKKQKLPEKQLQDRVAAILPESALYTQLLEFEARVDAALSRKKVDIQEALKNPPCVQKTLRIYVFNTFANQIKTIPKKPNAEPPTWMLKIVGRILEDGIDPDQPGVVQKSNPLYPKFSYFFKRVTIMLDQRLYPDNHMIVWEHSRTPATHEGFEVKRTGDKEFTVVIRLEMNYLPEKFKLSPALMEVLGIEVDTRPRIIAAIWHYVKARKLQNPEDPSFFNCDPPLQKVFGEAKMKFTMVSQKISQHLSPPQPIVLEHKIKLSGNSPAGTICYDVVVDVPFPIQRELNALLANAEKNKEIETCDEGICAAIRKVHEHRRRRAFFLGFSQSPVEFINTLIESQSRDLKLVAGEAGRSAEKERRADFFNQTWVEDAVIRYLNRKPAAGSDVPGSM; encoded by the exons ATGTCTGtgaatactaataataataacaacggTAATAGTAGTAACAATAGTAATAGTAATCTGCCCAAGAGCCTTGGACAGTCTTCATCACCCTTTGGCAATACAGGGATGCTTAATCCGGCATTGCCTGTCAATCCGGCATTCTCACAGTCACAATCCCAGGTGCAAATAGGCACAGGCTTTCAGGGTCAGTTCCAGCTGTCCCAAGCACAGGCCACTGCTCAGGCACAGTTGAGAGCACAGCAAGCTCATGCACAAGCACAGGCCCAAGCAGCTCATGCTGCTCAAGTTCAAGCAGTGCGTGCACAGCTCCAAGCTCAATTGCAGGCACAGGGAATGTCTCCTAGCCAGGCTCAAACTGCTGCATTGGGCAACTTAGGTTCATCCTCACCTTCATTTTCAACTCCAGGTAGCATGAATGCCAAGCGGCTGCCTCAAAAACCCCCAGTTCGGCCTCCTGGTGTTCCCATGTCAAGCATGGTTTCCCCATTGAAAACTATGGATCTCGTGTCTGCAGCTCGCAGGAAGAAGCAGAAGCTTCCAGAGAAGCAACTACAAGATAGAGTGGCAGCGATTCTCCCTGAATCTGCTCTGTATACTCAGCTTCTTGAATTTGAGGCTCGTGTTGATGCTGCTTTATCTAGAAAGAAGGTTGACATCCAGGAGGCACTTAAAAATCCTCCTTGTGTTCAAAAAACACTTCGCATTTATGTTTTCAACACATTTGCCAATCAGATCAAAACAATTCCTAAGAAGCCAAATGCTGAGCCCCCAACCTGGATGCTTAAGATAGTTGGGAGAATCTTGGAAGATGGGATAGATCCTGATCAACCTGGAGTAGTTCAGAAATCAAACCCCTTGTATCCCAAGTTCTCATATTTTTTCAAGAGAGTGACTATTATGTTGGATCAGAGATTATATCCTGATAATCATATGATTGTGTGGGAGCATTCTCGAACACCTGCGACTCATGAGGGTTTTGAAGTGAAGAGAACAGGGGATAAAGAATTTACAGTGGTAATACGGTTGGAAATGAACTATTTGCCTGAGAAATTTAAGCTCTCTCCAGCTTTGATGGAAGTTCTTGGTATTGAGGTTGACACCCGTCCAAGGATAATAGCTGCAATCTGGCATTATGTGAAAGCTAGGAAACTGCAGAATCCTGAGGACCCTTCTTTCTTTAATTGTGATCCACCTCTTCAGAAAGTATTTGGGGAAGCAAAGATGAAGTTTACCATGGTCTCACAGAAGATATCCCAGCATTTATCTCCTCCTCAACCAATAGTTTTGGAGCATAAGATAAAGCTTTCAGGTAACAGTCCAGCTGGAACTATATGCTATGATGTGGTGGTGGATGTCCCTTTCCCAATACAGAGGGAATTGAACGCTCTGTTGGCCAATGCCGAGAAGAACAAAGAGATTGAAACCTGTGATGAAGGTATATGTGCTGCTATAAGGAAAGTCCATGAACATCGGAGGAGGCGAGCATTCTTCCTTGGGTTTAGTCAATCACCTGTGGAATTCATTAATACTTTGATTGAATCTCAGAGCAGGGATTTGAAGCTTGTAGCTGGAGAAGCTGGTCGAAGTGCTGAGAAAGAACGCCGTGCAGATTTCTTCAACCAAACATG GGTTGAAGATGCCGTTATTCGGTACTTAAATCGTAAGCCAGCTGCAGGAAGTGATGTTCCTGGAAGCATGTGA
- the LOC110602593 gene encoding lignin-forming anionic peroxidase yields MAVQVLNILASPAKAAAFMLVVLLLNTACHCQAQLTSTFYETSCPNALGTIRTSIRNSIAAERRMAASLVRLHFHDCFVQGCDASILLDETPSVESEKTALPNKDSARGFQVIEKAKAEVEKICPGVVSCADVVAVAARDASAYVGGPSWTVMLGRRDSTTASRTLANSELPSFKASLDSLISSFQKKGLSARDMVALSGSHTLGQAQCFTFRDRIYSNGSDIDAGFASTRKRSCPEVGGDSNLAPLDLVTPNAFDNTYFKNLIQRKGLLESDQILFSGGSTDSIVSEYSRIPATFSSDFASAMIKMGNINPLTGTAGEIRKICNAVN; encoded by the exons ATGGCAGTTCAAGTTCTTAACATTTTAGCATCTCCTGCGAAAGCTGCAGCTTTCATGTTAGTAGTGCTGCTTTTGAACACTGCGTGCCATTGTCAGGCTCAACTCACCTCCACATTTTATGAAACTTCTTGTCCAAATGCACTCGGCACTATACGAACTTCCATAAGGAATTCAATTGCAGCAGAACGAAGAATGGCAGCTTCTCTCGTTCGTCTGCACTTCCATGATTGCTTTGTTCAG GGTTGTGATGCCTCAATCTTGCTTGATGAGACACCATCTGTCGAGAGTGAAAAGACTGCGCTGCCTAACAAGGATTCTGCAAGAGGTTTTCAAGTCATCGAGAAAGCAAAAGCTGAAGTAGAGAAGATATGCCCCGGTGTTGTATCCTGTGCAGATGTAGTCGCTGTGGCTGCAAGGGATGCATCTGCATAT GTGGGTGGTCCATCTTGGACAGTGATGCTTGGAAGAAGAGACTCAACTACTGCAAGTCGAACTCTAGCAAATAGTGAACTGCCAAGCTTTAAAGCTAGCCTGGACAGCCTCATATCTAGCTTTCAAAAGAAAGGGCTTAGTGCAAGGGATATGGTTGCCTTGTCAGGTTCTCATACTCTAGGCCAAGCTCAATGCTTCACATTTCGTGACAGGATATATAGCAATGGCAGCGACATTGATGCTGGATTTGCAAGCACTCGCAAGCGCAGTTGCCCTGAAGTTGGCGGTGATTCAAATTTGGCTCCACTTGATTTGGTCACACCCAATGCTTTTGACAACACTTACTTCAAGAATCTCATACAGAGGAAAGGTCTTCTTGAATCTGATCAAATTCTTTTCAGTGGAGGTTCCACAGACAGTATTGTTTCAGAATATAGCAGGATTCCTGCGACTTTCAGCTCCGATTTTGCATCTGCCATGATCAAAATGGGAAATATCAATCCACTGACTGGAACTGCAGGTGAAATTAGAAAAATCTGCAATGCTGTCAACTAA
- the LOC110601461 gene encoding peroxidase 5, with protein MTTSVRKISGAFMFTVMVLVLLNTACQAKLNSKYYEKSCPKALVTIRSTIRTAIARERRMAASLIRLHFHDCFVQGCDASILLDETSSIKSEKTALPNLNSARGFEVIEKAKSEVEKICPGVVSCADIIAVAARDATEHVAGPSYTVLLGRRDSTTASRDRANKELPSFRDGLNKLISRFQKVGLNARDLVALSGSHTLGQAQCATFRDRIYSNGSDIDAGFATTRRRRCPAVGGDGNLAPLDLVTPNSWDTNYFKNLIQKKGLLESDQVLFSGGSTDSIVKEYSKNRAAFNADFASAMIKMGNYKPLTGSKGQIRRICSAVNK; from the exons ATGACAACTTCAGTTCGAAAAATCTCAGGAGCTTTCATGTTCACTGTCATGGTTTTGGTGTTATTGAACACCGCATGTCAAGCTAAACTCAACTCTAAGTATTATGAGAAATCATGTCCAAAAGCTCTCGTTACTATCAGAAGTACCATCAGGACGGCTATTGCACGAGAACGAAGAATGGCAGCATCTCTCATTCGTCTGCACTTTCATGATTGTTTTGTCCAG ggTTGTGATGCTTCAATCCTACTGGACGAGACGTCCTCTATCAAGAGTGAAAAGACTGCATTGCCCAACTTAAATTCTGCAAGAGGATTTGAAGTCATTGAAAAGGCAAAATCTGAAGTGGAGAAGATATGCCCAGGTGTTGTATCCTGTGCAGATATCATTGCTGTGGCTGCAAGGGATGCTACTGAACAT GTCGCTGGTCCATCTTACACTGTGTTGCTCGGAAGAAGAGATTCAACTACTGCAAGCAGGGATCGAGCCAACAAGGAACTTCCTAGTTTTAGAGATGGCCTGAACAAACTTATATCTCGCTTTCAGAAAGTGGGACTCAATGCTAGGGACTTGGTTGCTTTGTCAG GTTCTCATACTCTAGGACAAGCTCAGTGTGCAACATTTCGTGATAGGATATACAGCAATGGCAGTGACATTGATGCTGGATTTGCTACCACTCGCCGGCGTCGTTGTCCTGCTGTTGGAGGCGATGGAAATTTAGCTCCACTTGATCTGGTCACACCCAATTCTTGGGACACCAATTACTTCAAGAATTTGATCCAAAAGAAAGGTCTTCTCGAATCAGATCAAGTTCTCTTTAGTGGTGGTTCCACCGATAGTATTGTCAAAGAATACAGCAAAAATCGTGCGGCTTTCAACGCAGATTTTGCATCAGCTATGATCAAGATGGGAAATTATAAGCCACTCACTGGGTCTAAAGGTCAAATAAGGAGAATCTGCAGTGCAGTGAACAAATAA